A stretch of the Lactuca sativa cultivar Salinas chromosome 9, Lsat_Salinas_v11, whole genome shotgun sequence genome encodes the following:
- the LOC128129298 gene encoding uncharacterized protein LOC128129298, which translates to MDRSYWMYGLKRSCDEYLACLSGFLKVAEENRVNKGESYIWCPCVDCQNCCMYTDSAKIEEHLIVRGFMRDYTCWSRHGEILVDHNATALEYNDDIVDTDDNNYDNLSGMLHDCEDNVAEDDYEKFQQLFDESEKPLYTGCTKFTKLSAVLKLINLKANNGWSDTSFTSLLKILHEMLPDDNELPVSTYQAKKLMCPMGMEIERIHACPNDCMLYRNDYADLHSCITCGTSRYKRKNPTEENNIMRMSGPPAKVLWYLPIIPRLKRLFANAKDAKLMRWHAEERTIDDKIRHVADSPQWRNINSKFEEFGQDIRNIRFGLSSDGINPFGSLSSRHSTWPVLLCIYNLPPWLCMKRRYIMMSLLIQGPKQPGNDIDVYLSPLIEDMKKLWSPGVEVYDAYSAENFQLRAMIYCTISDFPAYGNLSGYSTKGSKACPVCEDDTQSLWLKNCKKNVYMDHRRYLPKNHPYRKKKKVFNGKTESTIARPPLRGEIVFSRVENLNITFGKTKGKGKRKHKRNGKDKGTTPLENNIWKKRSIFWDLPYWKHLQVRHCLDIMHIEKNVCESLIALLLNIKGKTKDGVNVRDDMVEMGIRPELAPIKNIGKRTYLPVACYTMSKAEKTNFCKCLHGVKVPSGYSANIKKLVSMSELKLLGMKSHDCHVLMAHMIPIAIRGILPDRLRHTITKLCLFFNMIHSKVIDPEVLDSWQSDIILTLCQLEMYFPPSFFDIMVHLISHIVREIKYCGPVYLRYMYPFERYMGVLKRYVRNKFRPEGSIVEGYATEEVIEYCTDYLQGVTSIGIPKSRHEGRLVGYGTIGLKRVTPKKEDLHLAHFTVLQHMTIIAPYVNEHKRYIEMSNGGKSKRWLITEHNKTFSQWLKDKVKASYGVNNVDQAVAHLANGPEHVVATYQGYDINGYTFYTNQQDKKSTLQNSGVTLIASTELYGDNHDARSRIAKDSYYGVIHEIWELKYDTIIIPMLKCKWVDNQRGVKVDNDGFTIVDLSTNGYVSEPFILAKQASQIFYVEDPKDSKKHIVMHGKRHILGVDDVVDEEEYDQFDELPPFSIGIPSSNDEVDDTTYLRSDHNEGLWVS; encoded by the coding sequence ATGGATCGTAGTTACTGGATGTATGGACTTAAACGTTCATGCGATGAATATTTGGCATGTCTGAGTGGTTTTCTTAAAGTTGCAGAGGAGAATCGGGTGAATAAAGGAGAAAGCTACATATGGTGTCCTTGTGTAGATTGTCAGAATTGTTGTATGTACACTGATTCTGCCAAAATAGAAGAGCATTTGATAGTTCGTGGATTTATGAGAGATTATACGTGTTGGTCACGACATGGTGAGATATTGGTTGATCATAATGCAACTGCTTTAGAGTATAATGATGATATTGTTGATACAGACGATAACAACTATGATAACTTATCTGGAATGTTACATGATTGTGAAGACAATGTTGCTGAAGATGATTATGAAAAATTTCAACAATTATTTGATGAATCAGAGAAACCGTTGTATACTGGGTGTACAAAATTTACCAAACTATCAGCTGTGTTGAAATTGATTAACTTAAAAGCAAACAACGGTTGGAGTGATACAAGCTTCACAAGTCTTCTAAAGATTTTGCATGAGATGCTTCCGGATGATAACGAGCTACCTGTGTCCACATACCAAGCAAAAAAATTGATGTGTCCGATGGGAATGGAAATTGAAAGAATACATGCTTGCCCAAATGATTGTATGTTGTATCGAAACGACTATGCAGATCTACATAGTTGTATTACATGTGGTACATCACGATACAAAAGGAAAAATCCTACAGAAGAAAACAATATTATGAGAATGAGTGGACCGCCTGCTAAAGTCTTATGGTACTTGCCTATCATTCCAAGATTAAAACGGTTATTTGCAAACGCTAAAGATGCAAAGTTGATGCGATGGCATGCCGAGGAGCGTACAATAGACGACAAAATAAGGCATGTTGCAGATTCTCCTCAATGGAGAAATATCAATTCTAAGTTTGAAGAATTTGGTCAGGATATTAGAAACATTAGATTTGGACTTAGTTCTGACGGCATCAATCCATTTGGAAGCTTGAGCAGCCGCCATAGTACATGGCCAGTTCTTCTTTGCATCTACAATCTTCCGCCTTGGTTATGTATGAAAAGAAGATACATCATGATGTCACTGCTAATTCAAGGTCCAAAGCAACCGGGAAATGACATTGATGTTTATTTATCTCCATTAATCGAGGACATGAAAAAGTTGTGGAGTCCAGGTGTCGAAGTGTATGATGCATACAGTGCGGAAAATTTCCAACTTCGGGCCATGATTTATTGCACCATAAGTGATTTCCCAGCATATGGGAATTTATCTGGATACAGTACAAAGGGATCAAAGGCATGTCCAGTATGTGAAGATGACACACAGTCGTTATGGTTGAAAAATTGCAAGAAAAATGTATACATGGATCATCGAAGATATCTTCCAAAAAACCATCCGTATCGTAAGAAAAAAAAAGTGTTTAATGGTAAAACCGAGAGCACGATAGCAAGGCCACCATTACGAGGAGAAATTGTATTTTCCCGTGTTGAAAATCTAAACATTACATTCGGAAAAACCAAAGGTAAAGGGAAACGAAAACATAAACGTAATGGTAAAGATAAAGGTACAACTCCTCTAGAAAATAATATTTGGAAGAAAAGATCTATATTTTGGGATTTACCATATTGGAAGCACTTGCAGGTTCGACATTGTCTTGACATTATGCATATCGAAAAAAATGTTTGTGAAAGCTTGATAGCCTTATTGTTAAACATCAAGGGAAAAACAAAAGATGGGGTTAATGTTCGAGATGACATGGTTGAAATGGGGATTCGACCCGAGCTTGCTCCTATTAAGAATATTGGAAAGCGCACGTATCTTCCAGTAGCTTGTTATACCATGTCAAAGGCTGAGAAAACAAATTTTTGCAAGTGCTTGCATGGTGTGAAGGTTCCATCCGGCTATTCTGCTAACATTAAGAAGTTAGTGTCGATGAGTGAACTAAAACTTCTTGGTATGAAGTCGCATGATTGTCATGTTTTGATGGCCCACATGATTCCTATTGCAATTCGTGGAATATTACCAGATCGCCTTCGACACACAATCACAAagttatgtttgttttttaacatgaTTCATTCAAAAGTTATTGATCCTGAAGTGTTAGATTCATGGCAAAGTGATATCATCTTGACGTTATGCCAGCTTGAGATGTATTTCCCACCTTCATTTTTCGATATCATGGTTCATCTAATATCTCATATTGTTAGAGAGATAAAGTATTGTGGGCCGGTATACCTACGATACATGTATCCATTTGAGAGATATATGGGTGTCTTAAAAAGGTATGTAAGGAATAAATTTCGACCAGAGGGTAGTATTGTTGAAGGATACGCTACAGAGGAGGTAATTGAATATTGTACTGACTATTTACAAGGTGTTACAAGTATTGGCATACCGAAATCTCGACACGAGGGTAGACTTGTAGGATATGGGACAATTGGATTGAAACGGGTAACTCCAAAGAAAGAAGACTTGCATCTGGCACATTTTACAGTCCTACAACATATGACGATCATTGCTCCATACGTGAACGAGCACAAAAGATATATAGAAATGTCGAATGGTGGTAAGAGCAAAAGATGGTTGATTACAGAACATAACAAAACATTCTCACAATGGTTAAAAGACAAAGTGAAAGCAAGTTATGGCGTGAACAATGTTGATCAAGCTGTGGCACATCTAGCAAATGGTCCCGAACATGTTGTGGCAACGTACCAAGGGTACGACATTAATGGTTATACATTCTACACTAATCAACAAGATAAAAAAAGTACGCTTCAAAATAGTGGAGTAACGTTAATAGCCTCAACAGAATTATATGGAGATAATCATGATGCAAGGTCAAGGATAGCTAAAGATTCATATTATGGTGTCATTCACGAAATATGGGAATTAAAATATGATACCATCATTATACCTATGCTCAAGTGCAAATGGGTTGACAACCAACGAGGTGTTAAAGTTGACAATGATGGGTTTACAATTGTTGACCTTTCCACAAACGGTTATGTATCAGAACCATTCATTCTAGCTAAACAAGCTAGCCAGATATTCTATGTAGAGGACCCAAAAGACTCTAAAAAGCACATCGTCATGCATGGAAAACGGCATATACTtggtgttgatgatgttgtggaCGAGGAAGAGTACGATCAGTTTGACGAGCTACCCCCATTCTCTATCGGCATTCCATCTTCAAATGATGAGGTTGACGACACTACTTACTTAAGGTCAGATCACAATGAAGGATTATGGGTGTCATAA
- the LOC111876917 gene encoding uncharacterized protein LOC111876917 produces the protein MHNKNPARVGPLGYRGKKAEWEQEMASGQLTPQLYQIKSERSLHYVLGRRSKNELGLNIIPPTIQPIVDKLVDVQTQISEGDLELSPGEDLLTKVIGPEHPGRTRAVGHDVGLRKGMQGTDKKKRKKHENETIVKLQTTIDLMGSQLAKLQAHFDLQQGSRNHAPDDVSLGVQQNNCGSTPTLDALDAIKMPTPCELVLPYGELDQKCAKGLVFPYGNGLIHTLPLRENHLKVLIDDIDSRYENFPVPVMTKEVANLQGAVGTVIQWPRIAIIPANEQRAKKQIPTTSLVPTISRAGTKKNIPNQTSSKARPIEYLRDCLKTNQVVNIVADSGILEVGTYDFSVTCEEYFRLLRKQTIDASIITAWQLILHSMVRTRMNKCAFLNPYNILGEACQKNPEGVVSYLVDSIRLHHGKLFLIAPYLQNKHWVLLVISFRNRVVYILDSLKDRIEKSADYHYLLKKHVDIATNNLVV, from the exons ATGCATAATAAGAATCCTGCTCGTGTAGGACCACTTGGTTATAGGGGCAAGAAAGCTGAGTGGGAACAAGAGATGGCATCTGGTCAATTGACACCTCAATTGTATCAGATAAAAAGCGAGCGTTCACTGCATTATGTTTTGGGTAGAAGATCTAAAAATGAGTTGGGGTTGAACATAATACCGCCTACCATACAACCCATAGTGGACAAGCTT GTCGATGTCCAGACTCAAATCTCTGAAGGAGATTTGGAGCTCAGTCCAGGAGAGGACTTGTTGACAAAGGTAATAGGACCGGAGCACCCGGGCCGTACCAGGGCTGTTGGTCATGATGTTGGATTGAGAAAAGGGATGCAAGGGACTGATAAAAAAAAGAGGAAAAAACATGAAAACGAAACTATTGTTAAACTGCAGACAACGATAGATCTGATGGGCTCCCAATTGGCAAAGCTACAAGCACACTTTGACTTACAACAGGGGTCTAGGAACCATGCCCCAGATGATGTAAGCTTAGGGGTTCAACAAAATAATTGTGGCTCGACTCCAACATTAGATGCTTTGGATGCGATAAAG ATGCCTACCCCTTGTGAATTGGTGTTACCCTATGGGGAGTTGGACCAAAAATGTGCCAAGGGATTGGTCTTTCCATATGGGAATGGGTTAATACACACATTGCCTTTAAGAGAAAATCACCTGAAGGTTCTGATAGACGACATCGATAGTAGATATGAAAATTTTCCTGTTCCTGTGATGACAAAAGAAGTTGCTAACCTACAAGGGGCGGTTGGCACTGTAATTCAATGGCCCCGGATTGCAATTATTCCTGCAAAC GAACAAAGAGCGAAGAAACAAATCCCAACCACAAGTTTGGTGCCAACAATTTCAAGGGCTGGTACAAAAAAGAATATACCCAACCAAACATCCAGCAAGGCGAGGCCGATTGAATATCTTCGTGATTGCTTGAAGACCAACCAAGTGGTTAACATTGTAGCCGATTCTGGGATTTTGGAAGTCGGGACATATGATTTTTCGGTTACATGTGAAGAATATTTTCGACTGCTGAGAAAACAAACAATTGATGCTTCCATCATAACTGCTTGGCAATT GATTCTTCATTCAATGGTTCGGACACGTATGAACAAATGTGCTTTCTTGAACCCTTATAATATTCTAGGAGAGGCATGCCAGAAAAACCCAGAGGGTGTCGTTAGTTATCTTGTTGATTCCATTCGTTTGCACCACGGAAAATTGTTTCTCATTGCACCATATTTGCAAAA TAAGCATTGGGTGCTCTTGGTGATTTCCTTTCGCAATCGTGTTGTCTATATTTTGGATTCTCTTAAGGATCGTATTGAAAAGTCTGCCGACTACCATTACCTGCTCAAAAAACATGTGGACAT TGCAACCAACAACTTGGTGGTTTAG